One region of Flavobacterium sp. GSB-24 genomic DNA includes:
- a CDS encoding LytTR family DNA-binding domain-containing protein — protein sequence MNKYKAILVDDELNNILLLKHLINKYCINIDVIAEALTINNAIKVINEMKPDILFLDIRLNGREVFEMLDEITLSRAQVIFVTSHDEYALKAIKYNAIDYILKPVIIEELILSINKALTKIERENYFDFSSMRNGKIEKDLANNRDYIAVASMDKIELIKTSDILYLGSDSKYATFYMVNGKEYVSNKNLIFYENLLDETVFFRIHKSYIINIKYTVRIIKRDGSYCELVNGLFLPISKRKQELFNRFLKIKN from the coding sequence ATGAATAAATACAAAGCAATTTTGGTCGATGATGAGCTAAATAATATTCTGCTTCTTAAGCATCTAATAAATAAGTACTGTATCAATATAGATGTTATAGCCGAAGCACTAACCATAAACAATGCGATTAAAGTTATCAATGAAATGAAACCAGATATTCTTTTTTTGGATATAAGGCTTAACGGAAGGGAGGTTTTTGAAATGCTCGATGAAATAACGCTTTCAAGGGCGCAAGTAATATTTGTCACCTCGCATGATGAATATGCTTTAAAAGCAATAAAATATAACGCCATCGACTATATTTTGAAACCGGTCATAATAGAAGAATTGATATTGTCAATTAATAAGGCTTTAACAAAGATTGAGCGTGAAAACTATTTTGATTTTAGCAGCATGAGGAACGGTAAGATAGAAAAAGATCTTGCAAACAACAGAGATTATATTGCTGTAGCTTCAATGGATAAAATTGAATTAATAAAAACTTCAGATATACTTTATTTGGGATCCGACAGTAAATATGCGACTTTTTATATGGTTAATGGAAAAGAGTATGTTTCTAATAAAAATTTAATTTTCTATGAAAATCTTCTTGATGAGACTGTTTTCTTTCGTATTCATAAATCATATATTATTAATATAAAATATACAGTGAGGATTATTAAAAGAGACGGCAGCTACTGCGAATTAGTAAATGGATTGTTTCTTCCGATTTCAAAACGCAAGCAAGAACTTTTTAACAGGTTTCTAAAAATAAAGAACTAG
- a CDS encoding response regulator, translating into MIIYKALVVDDEVNNILLIKHFINKYCQNIQIVGEAATAGSAISLINELEPDILLLDIWLHGKDIFDMLDLIKIPRAQVLFVTSHEEYAVNASRYVEIDYILKPIIIEELIHSVSKSILKIEKQQYFDFRKGSEIARIKKRSI; encoded by the coding sequence ATGATTATATACAAGGCACTTGTTGTTGATGACGAAGTAAATAATATTTTACTGATTAAACATTTTATAAATAAATATTGTCAAAATATTCAAATAGTTGGCGAAGCTGCCACAGCCGGTAGTGCAATTTCCCTTATAAATGAACTTGAACCTGATATTCTTTTGTTGGATATTTGGCTTCACGGTAAAGATATCTTTGACATGTTAGACCTTATAAAAATTCCCAGAGCGCAAGTTTTATTTGTCACTTCGCATGAAGAATACGCAGTAAATGCAAGCAGATATGTGGAAATTGATTATATTTTAAAACCTATAATAATTGAAGAATTGATTCATTCGGTCAGCAAGTCAATATTAAAAATTGAGAAACAGCAATACTTTGATTTTAGGAAGGGGTCGGAAATAGCGAGAATTAAAAAAAGAAGCATTTAA